CCTTCGGTCAATCCTCCGTCCTGGTTATTCCAACGGACTACAAATGATTGTTCCTGGTCTTTGGTCACCGAAACTAAATACCTAATGCTTTTGCGGCAGCCTGTTGCAATCTTTCCGGAGGAAAAGGTTTCACTACGAAATCTTTTACACCCATCTTGATCGCTTTCGCCAAAAGGTCTTCCTGACCTAGAGCGGTTACCATAATGATCTTTGCTGCAGCATCGAATTTAATGATCTCTTTAGTAGCTTCGATTCCGTCTTTTTCACGCATAGTGATATCCATCGTTACCAAATCAGGCTTCAAACTTTTATACTGTTCAACCGCAATATTGCCGTTTTCAGCTTCACCAACGATCTCGTGTCCCGCGCCAACCAATGCGTCTTTAACAAGTGTTCGCATAAATTTCGCATCGTCTACTACTAGTATTCTTGCCATCTCAATTCCCT
The nucleotide sequence above comes from Leptospira kobayashii. Encoded proteins:
- a CDS encoding response regulator; the encoded protein is MARILVVDDAKFMRTLVKDALVGAGHEIVGEAENGNIAVEQYKSLKPDLVTMDITMREKDGIEATKEIIKFDAAAKIIMVTALGQEDLLAKAIKMGVKDFVVKPFPPERLQQAAAKALGI